A single Eubalaena glacialis isolate mEubGla1 chromosome 18, mEubGla1.1.hap2.+ XY, whole genome shotgun sequence DNA region contains:
- the PRR12 gene encoding proline-rich protein 12 isoform X1: MDRNYPSAGFGDPLGAGAGWSYERSAKASLVYGSSRTSHPETDILHRQAYAAPHPLQSYATNHHPAGLSGLFDTGLHHAGSAGPDASVMNLISALESRGPQPGPSASSLLSQFRSPSWQTAMHTPGPTELFISGALPGSSTFPSSSALSAYQHPASFGSRPFPVPSSLSLQDPPFSPPANGLLSPHDVLHLKPSQAPTVPSSLGFERLAGGGVLGPAGLGPAQTPPYRPGPPDPPPPPRHLPTQFNLLASSSAAAAAAAEQSSPQLYNFSGAAPGPPPPERALPRQDTVIKHYQRPASAQPPPPPAHALQHYLSCGGSYASMGHRANLACSPLGGGEPSPGGGEPSKAGPSGATAGASGRAAGPETAGGGGAAGGGGGYRPIIQSPGYKTGKGGYGAAAGGANRPPPPRSTATPKCQSLGGPAAAYATGKASGAGGAGGQAYSPGQPQGLLGPQAYGQGFGGGQAQDLSKGPSYSGGPQQPPSGPPPPGLATCQSYSPDQLQGQLYGVQGEPYPGPAAHSQGLPTASPSLSYSTGHSPALSGHGGGWGPSSLGGGGEASPSHIIRPLQSPPAPGRPPGVGSPGAPGKYLSSVLASAPFLAPPGAGSYAAGAGGYKGKGDGSELLAGPGGPPAERTEDEEFLIQHLLQAPSPPRTSGADGLVGEDGAADASKGLGSGGAGGPPGTPYELAKEDPQRYHLQSVIRTSASLDEGATAALELGLGRLKEKKKGPERGGETPEGLATSVVHYGAGAKELGAFLQKSPPPPTPTAQSAQPAPHGLLLEAGGPDLPLVLPPPPPQLLPSVLSHAPSPSSSAPKVGVHLLEPAARDGAPQPPPPPPPPPPPMPLQLEAHLRGHGLEPGAPSPRLRPEESLEPPGTMQELLGALEPLPPGPGDTGVGPPNTEGKDPSGAYRSPSPQGTKAPRFVPLTSICFPDSLLQDEERSFFPTMEEMFGGGPADDYGKAGPPEDEGDPKAGPGPPPGPPAYDPYGPYCSSRASGAGPETPGLGLDPSKPPELPSTVNAEPLGLIQSGPHQAAPPPPPPPPPPPPPASEPKGGLTSPIFCSTKPKKLLKTSSFHLLRRRDPPFQTPKKLYAQEYEFEADEDKADVPADIRLNPRRLPDLVSSCRSRPALSPLGDIDFCPPNPGPDGPRRRGRKPTKAKRDGPPRPRGRPRIRPLEVPTTAGPALASTPTDGAKKPRGRGRGRGRKAEEAGGTRLEPLKPLKIKLSVPKAGEGLGASSGDAVSGADHNSLDSSLTREKIEAKIKEVEEKQPEMKSGFMASFLDFLKSGKRHPPLYQAGLTPPLSPPKSVPPSVPARGLPPQPPAAPAVPQPPPAGAFGLGGALEAAESEGLGLGCPSPCKRLDEELKRNLETLPSFSSDEEDSVAKNRDLQESISSAISALDDPPLAGPKDTSTADGPLLATEAAVPGPPPLPGLPSASSSGTPEPPLLEEKPPPSPPPAPTPQPPPPPPALPSPPPLVAPTPSSPPPPPVPVPPALPSPPAPPPLPTAAPAPPPEEPAAPSPEDPEPPDARPLHLAKKQETAAVCGETDEEAGESGGEGIFRERDEFVIRAEDIPSLKLALQTGREPPPIWRVQKALLQKFTPEIKDGQRQFCATSNYLGYFGDAKNRYQRLYVKFLENVNKKDYVRVCARKPWHRPPVPVRRSGQAKGPASAGGSSAPPPKALAPPPKPETPDKTTSEKPPEQTPETAVPEPPAPEKPSLPRPMEKEKEKEKERATRGERPLRGERGTGGRQIRPDRSLTTGQPATSRLPKSRPTKVKAEPPPKKRKKWLKEAAGNASVGGGPPGSSSDSESSPGAPSEDERAVPGRLLKTRAMREMYRSYVEMLVSTALDPDMIQALEDTHDELYLPPMRKIDGLLNEHKKKVLKRLSLSPALQDALHTFPQLQVEQSGEGSPEEGAVRLRPAGEPYNRKTLSKLKRSVVRAQEFKVELDKSGYYTLYHSLHHYKYHTFLRCRDQTLAIEGGAEDLGQEEVVQQCMRNQPWLEQLFDSFSDLLAQAQAHSRCG, encoded by the exons ATGGACAGGAACTACCCCAGCGCCGGCTTCGGGGACCCGCTCGGCGCCGGGGCGGGATGGAGTTACGAGAGGTCAGCGAAAGCTAG cTTGGTCTATGGCAGCTCCAGGACCTCGCACCCCGAGACGGACATCTTACACCGCCAGGCCTACGCGGCCCCCCACCCACTGCAAAGCTATGCCACCAACCACCACCCGGCAG GCCTCTCTGGACTCTTCGACACCGGCCTCCATCACGCAGGCTCAGCAGGGCCCGACGCCTCCGTCATGAACCTCATCTCGGCCCTGGAGTCCCGGGGCCCCCAGCCTGGTCcctctgcctcttctctcctctcccaatTCCGCAGTCCTTCCTGGCAAACAG CCATGCACACGCCAGGCCCCACGGAGCTCTTCATCTCAGGCGCCCTGCCGGGTTCCAGCACCTTTCCATCTTCCTCTGCCCTGTCGGCCTATCAGCACCCAGCTTCCTTTGGCAGCCGCCCCTTCCCAGTACCCTCTTCCCTCAGCCTCCAGGACCCCCCATTTAGTCCCCCAGCTAATGGGCTCTTGTCCCCTCATGACGTGCTGCACCTGAAGCCCTCGCAGGCACCCACGGTGCCCTCCTCGCTAGGCTTTGAGCGCCTGGCGGGGGGTGGTGTCCTGGGGCCCGCTGGTCTCGGCCCAGCCCAAACCCCTCCTTACCGCCCGGGCCCCCCAgatccacccccacctccccgccaCCTCCCAACTCAGTTCAACCTGCTGGCTTCCTCTtccgctgctgctgccgctgccgccgAGCAATCCTCTCCCCAGCTCTACAACTTCTCGGGTGCTGCCCCCGGCCCGCCGCCACCCGAGCGGGCCCTGCCCCGCCAGGACACCGTCATCAAGCACTACCAGCGGCCAGCCAGTGCCCAGCCCCCCCCGCCACCAGCCCATGCCCTCCAGCACTACCTGAGCTGCGGAGGGAGCTACGCCTCCATGGGCCACCGGGCCAACTTGGCCTGCAGTCCCCTGGGCGGTGGGGAGCCCTCCCCAGGCGGTGGCGAGCCTAGCAAGGCTGGGCCCAGTGGAGCCACGGCCGGGGCATCGGGCCGGGCTGCGGGCCCCGAGACAGCTGGAGGAGGTGGGGCGGCGGGTGGCGGTGGAGGTTACCGCCCCATCATTCAGTCGCCTGGTTACAAGACGGGCAAAGGTGGTTATGGGGCAGCTGCGGGCGGTGCCAACAGGCCCCCACCACCCCGTTCGACTGCCACGCCCAAATGCCAGAGCCTGGGTGGGCCAGCAGCAGCCTACGCCACTGGCAAGGCCTCTGGGGCTGGGGGGGCGGGAGGCCAGGCCTATTCCCCTGGTCAGCCCCAAGGGCTTCTAGGACCCCAGGCCTATGGGCAAGGGTTTGGAGGGGGTCAAGCGCAGGACTTGAGCAAAGGCCCTAGCTACTCAGGGGGGCCCCAGCAGCCCCCTAGTGGTCCCCCGCCTCCTGGCCTAGCCACATGTCAGAGCTATTCCCCAGACCAGCTGCAGGGGCAGCTATATGGGGTGCAGGGTGAGCCGTACCCAGGGCCAGCTGCCCACTCCCAGGGGCTGCCCACAGCCAGCCCCTCGCTCAGCTACAGTACTGGCCATTCCCCAGCACTCTCGGGCCATGGAGGTGGTTGGGGGCCCAGCTCCCTGGGGGGCGGCGGAGAGGCCAGCCCTTCTCACATCATCCGCCCGCTGCAGTCGCCTCCGGCCCCTGGCCGCCCGCCTGGAGTCGGCTCTCCAGGAGCTCCTGGCAAATACCTGAGCTCTGTCCTGGCCTCAGCCCCATTCCTGGCACCCCCAGGAGCCGGCAGCTATGCCGCTGGAGCAGGTGGCTACAAGGGCAAGGGGGACGGCTCAGAGCTGCTGGCGGGCCCCGGCGGGCCTCCTGCTGAGCGCACCGAGGATGAAGAATTCCTCATCCAGCACCTCCTGCAGGCGCCCAGCCCCCCGAGGACCTCAGGGGCAGATGGCCTGGTGGGCGAAGATGGGGCGGCGGATGCCTCCAAGGGACTTGGGAGTGGCGGGGCTGGGGGTCCCCCGGGCACACCCTACGAGCTGGCCAAGGAAGACCCGCAGAGGTACCATCTGCAGAGCGTCATCCGTACCAGCGCCAGCCTTGACGAGGGTGCCACGGCGGCCCTggagctgggcctggggaggctgaaggagaagaagaaagggccAGAACGGGGTGGCGAGACCCCCGAGGGGCTGGCCACCTCAGTTGTCCACTATGGGGCAGGTGCCAAGGAGCTGGGGGCCTTCCTCCAAAAGagccctccacccccaactcccACGGCCCAGTCTGCCCAGCCTGCCCCCCACGGCCTCCTCCTAGAGGCCGGGGGCCCTGACCTCCCACTGgtgctgcctccccctcccccccagctgcTCCCCTCGGTCCTCAGCCATGCTCCCAGCCCCTCTTCCAGTGCTCCCAAAGTTGGCGTCCATCTCCTTGAGCCAGCCGCCCGTGATGGGGCACCCCagcctccccccccgccccccccacctccaccacccaTGCCCCTCCAGCTCGAGGCCCACCTCCGCGGCCATGGCCTGGAGCCGggtgcccccagcccccgcctgcgACCCGAGGAGAGCCTGGAGCCACCTGGCACCATGCAAGAATTGCTCGGGGCCCTGGAGCCGCTGCCACCTGGGCCTGGTGACACTGGCGTGGGCCCACCTAACACCGAGGGCAAGGATCCCTCGGGGGCCTACCGCAGCCCTAGCCCACAAGGCACCAAGGCCCCCCGCTTTGTGCCACTCACCTCCATCTGCTTCCCTGACTCCCTGCTGCAAGACGAGGAGCGCAGCTTCTTCCCCACCATGGAAGAGATGTTTGGCGGCGGCCCCGCAGATGACTATGGAAAGGCTGGGCCGCCCGAGGACGAGGGCGATCCCAAGGCGGGGCCTGGGCCGCCTCCGGGGCCCCCTGCCTATGATCCCTATGGGCCCTACTGCTCTAGTCGGGCGTCTGGAGCCGGTCCCGAGACTCCGGGCCTGGGCCTGGACCCCAGCAAGCCACCTGAGCTGCCCTCCACCGTCAACGCCGAGCCTCTGGGCCTGATCCAGAGTGGGCCCCACCAGgcggcccccccgcccccgcctcccccgcccccgccgccaccCCCTGCCTCGGAGCCCAAGGGAGGCCTGACCTCGCCCATCTTCTGCTCTACCAAGCCAAAGAAGCTGCTTAAGACGTCCTCCTTCCACCTGCTGCGGCGCCGTGACCCGCCTTTCCAGACGCCCAAGAAGCTGTACGCCCAGGAGTACGAGTTCGAGGCTGACGAGGACAAGGCCGACGTGCCCGCTGACATCCGCCTCAACCCCCGGCGCCTGCCTGACCTGGTGTCCAGCTGCCGCTCCCGTCCGGCTCTCTCACCGCTGGGCGACATTGACTTCTGTCCACCCAACCCTGGCCCCGATGGCCCCCGGCGCCGTGGCCGCAAGCCCACCAAGGCCAAGCGTGATGGGCCGCCCCGGCCCCGGGGGAGACCCCGGATTCGCCCACTGGAGGTCCCCACCACCGCTGGGCCAGCCTTGGCCTCCACACCTACTGATGGGGCCAAGAAaccccggggccggggccggggccgaggCAGGAAGGCCGAGGAGGCCGGGGGCACTCGACTGGAGCCCCTGAAACCACTGAAG ATCAAGCTGTCTGTGCCCAAGGCCGGCGAGGGTCTGGGAGCGTCATCGGGCGATGCCGTCTCAGGAGCTGACCACAACAGCCTGGACTCCAGCCTCACTCGGGAGAAGATCGAGGCCAAGATcaaggaggtggaggagaagcAGCCTGAGATGAAGTCCGGCTTCATGGCCTCGTTCCTGGACTTTCTCAAGTCAGGCAAGCGCCATCCACCGCTCTACCAGGCCGGCCTGACACCCCCGCTCAGCCCCCCCAAGAGCGTGCCGCCCTCCGTGCCGGCCCGGGgcctgcctccccagccccccgccGCGCCTGCCGTGCCACAGCCCCCACCCGCCGGTGCCTTCGGGCTAGGGGGTGCGCTGGAGGCCGCCGAGAGCGAGGGGTTGGGGCTCGGCTGCCCTTCGCCCTGCAAGCGGCTGGATGAGGAGCTGAAACGGAACCTTGAGACCCTGCCCTCCTTCTCGTCGGACGAGGAAGACTCTGTCGCCAAGAACCGGGACCTGCAGGAGAGCATCTCCTCGGCCATCTCTGCCCTCGACGACCCGCCGCTGGCCGGGCCTAAGGACACTTCCACCGCGGACGGGCCCCTCTTGGCTACTGAGGCTGCAGTCCCCGGGCCACCCCCTCTCCCGGGGCTCCCCAGTGCCAGCAGCAGTGGCACGCCTG AGCCCCCGCTGCTGGAGGAGAAGCCCCCGCCctcgccgccccccgccccgacGCCCcagccgccgcccccgccgccggccCTGCCCTCGCCGCCCCCTCTGGTGGCCCCCACGCCCAGctcgccgcccccgccgcccgtaCCAGTCCCACCGGCCCTGCCCTcgccgcccgccccgccgcccctGCCCACCGCCGCCCCTGCCCCCCCTCCGGAGGAGCCTGCCGCCCCGTCCCCCGAGGACCCCGAGCCGCCGGACGCCCGGCCCCTGCACCTGGCCAAGAAGCAGGAGACCGCGGCCGTGTGCGGGGAAACGGACGAGGAGGCTGGCGAGAGCGGCGGGGAGGGCATCTTCCGGGAGCGCGACGAGTTCGTCATCCGCGCCGAGGACATCCCTTCCCTCAAG CTGGCGTTGCAGACGGGGCGCGAGCCTCCACCCATCTGGCGAGTCCAGAAGGCACTGCTGCAGAAATTCACTCCGGAGATCAAGGATGGGCAGCGGCAGTTTTGTGCCACCAGTAAT TATTTGGGGTATTTTGGGGACGCCAAAAACCGGTACCAGCGCCTTTACGTCAAGTTTCTGGAAAACGTCAATAAGAAGGATTACGTGAGGGTCTGTGCTCGGAAACCCTGGCACCGGCCCCCAGTGCCTGTCAG ACGTTCTGGGCAGGCCAAGGGCCCCGCATCTGCCGGGGGCAGCTCCGCACCTCCCCCCAAGGCCCTGGCACCACCTCCTAAGCCCGAGACCCCTGATAAGACGACATCCGAGAAGCCCCCAGAGCAGACGCCCGAGACGGCCGTGCCTGAGCCCCCTGCCCCTGAGAAGCCATCCCTGCCTCGGCCcatggagaaggagaaagagaaggagaaagagagggcaACGCGTGGGGAACGGCCGCTGCGGGGTGAGCGGGGCACGGGCGGCCGGCAGATTCGGCCAGATCGGAGCCTCACCACGGGACAGCCCGCCACCTCCCGGCTGCCCAAGTCCCGGCCCACCAAAGTGAAGGCTGAGCCACCCcccaagaagaggaagaagtggCTGAAGGAGGCGGCAGGCAACGCCTCGGTGGGCGGGGGCCCACCAGGCAGCTCCTCGGACTCAGAGTCATCCCCCGGGGCGCCCAGTGAGGATG agcgGGCAGTACCCGGGCGTCTGCTGAAGACCCGGGCGATGCGGGAGATGTACCGGAGCTACGTGGAGATGCTGGTGAGCACGGCACTCGACCCGGATATGATTCAGGCCCTGGAGGACACACATG ACGAGCTGTACCTCCCGCCCATGCGGAAGATTGATGGCCTCCTGAATGAGCACAAGAAGAAAGTCCTAAAGCGGCTGTCGCTGAGCCCAGCCCTGCAG GACGCCCTGCACACGTTCCCCCAGCTGCAAGTGGAGCAGAGTGGGGAGGGTTCCCCTGAGGAGGGGGCCGTGCGTCTGCGGCCGGCCGGGGAACCCTACAACCGCAAGACGCTCAGCAAGCTCAAGAGGAGCGTGGTCAGAGCCCAG GAGTTCAAGGTTGAGCTGGACAAGTCGGGATACTACACGCTCTACCACTCACTCCACCACTATAAGTACCACACCTTCCTGCGCTGCCGGGACCAG ACCCTGGCCATCGAGGGCGGCGCTGAGGACCTGGGCCAAGAGGAGGTGGTCCAGCAGTGCATGCGGAACCAGCCATGGCTGGAACAGCTCTTTGACTCCTTCAGCGACCTGCTGGCCCAAGCACAGGCCCACAGCCGCTGCGGGTGA